One window of Clostridia bacterium genomic DNA carries:
- the dctP gene encoding TRAP transporter substrate-binding protein DctP → MNRRPALRLIVMICLASMLLGAVGCQSSSQPAPGGTEGTPAVEKPIELRFTTVVTTLHPNYRAWSQVADEVNKRTNGKVKITLYPSGTLNAPNETFNAVKSGLADIGGAPVGYSATIMPLNKLVGDAMLGVPSASEAAKIWSEAFASLPELQQEFEGVHLLWMAATTPLCLGTRDKKIGKLEDLRGLTLRFPPGLEPLAKKWGANPVNMPIADIYEALQKGTVQGFYGGAEMLQSMRLAELTKYAVGNLNMVYGLSWIGMNNKTWESLPPDVQQVFNDIRDWAQEVTVAAFDQSEREAREFAAAQGCEMVELDSAEVQRIHEVSRPVFRQIAETLEGQGKPAKKVLEALDQLLAKHGYK, encoded by the coding sequence GTGAACAGGAGGCCCGCACTGAGATTAATAGTTATGATTTGTCTGGCGAGCATGCTCCTGGGCGCAGTAGGGTGCCAGTCGTCCTCCCAGCCCGCGCCGGGCGGGACCGAAGGCACTCCTGCCGTCGAGAAGCCGATAGAGCTGAGATTCACCACCGTCGTAACCACCTTACACCCCAACTACCGGGCCTGGTCGCAAGTCGCGGACGAGGTCAATAAGAGAACCAACGGCAAGGTCAAGATAACGCTTTATCCTTCGGGCACCCTGAATGCCCCCAACGAGACCTTCAACGCGGTCAAGTCGGGACTGGCCGATATCGGCGGAGCTCCCGTGGGATACTCCGCCACCATCATGCCGCTCAACAAGCTCGTGGGCGACGCCATGCTAGGCGTTCCCTCTGCCAGTGAAGCCGCGAAGATATGGTCGGAAGCATTTGCCAGTCTGCCCGAACTGCAGCAGGAGTTCGAGGGCGTACACCTGCTGTGGATGGCGGCAACCACGCCTTTGTGCCTGGGGACGAGGGACAAGAAGATAGGCAAGTTGGAGGACCTCAGGGGTCTGACGCTGAGGTTCCCGCCCGGACTGGAGCCGCTGGCCAAGAAGTGGGGGGCCAATCCGGTCAACATGCCCATAGCCGACATCTATGAGGCCCTGCAGAAGGGGACGGTGCAGGGGTTCTACGGCGGCGCAGAAATGCTCCAGTCCATGAGGCTGGCGGAATTGACCAAGTATGCCGTCGGAAACCTGAACATGGTTTACGGACTGTCGTGGATAGGAATGAACAACAAGACCTGGGAGTCTTTGCCGCCAGATGTGCAGCAAGTCTTTAACGACATTCGCGATTGGGCCCAGGAAGTCACGGTAGCCGCGTTTGATCAGTCGGAAAGAGAGGCCAGGGAGTTCGCTGCCGCACAAGGCTGCGAGATGGTTGAGCTTGACTCCGCGGAGGTTCAGAGAATTCACGAGGTTTCCCGGCCGGTATTCCGGCAGATAGCCGAGACCTTGGAGGGGCAAGGCAAGCCGGCGAAGAAGGTCTTGGAGGCGTTGGATCAGTTGCTGGCTAAGCACGGCTACAAGTAG
- a CDS encoding TRAP transporter small permease — MKDRDALGSLGSGVQKTCTAANGLSALIMIVLTGLLIVNIFGRLLGRPIIGTYELVQYGFALVVCLAIAYTALEEGHIAVELVFDRFPPRVRSLIAVINTLLVSVLSLTIAYRLLADALEALGRREMTSTLGLPMYAFQFALAFGFALLAVVTATKLAKR, encoded by the coding sequence GTGAAGGACAGGGACGCCCTGGGTAGTTTGGGAAGTGGGGTTCAGAAAACCTGTACGGCGGCGAACGGCCTATCCGCACTTATCATGATTGTGCTGACCGGCCTGCTAATTGTCAACATATTCGGCCGCCTTCTGGGCCGCCCGATCATAGGTACCTACGAGCTCGTTCAGTATGGGTTCGCCCTGGTGGTGTGCTTGGCCATAGCCTACACCGCTCTGGAGGAAGGACATATCGCCGTGGAACTGGTCTTCGACCGGTTTCCGCCGCGGGTGAGAAGCCTCATAGCCGTAATCAACACGTTGCTGGTCAGCGTGCTGTCCCTGACGATTGCCTACAGGCTGCTGGCGGACGCTCTGGAGGCCCTGGGGCGCAGGGAAATGACCAGCACCCTGGGCCTGCCCATGTACGCCTTTCAGTTTGCCCTGGCGTTTGGCTTCGCTCTACTGGCAGTAGTGACCGCGACTAAACTGGCAAAGAGGTGA
- a CDS encoding TRAP transporter large permease, which produces MSPVGVGITGFLILLALILLFRFPIGFALILVGFAGIAVLTSLETALGMLGHQVLANAASYDMAMVAMFVFMGELAGTMGMSERAFASAYRLLGRVRGGLAIASIAACGAFAAVCGSSPATAATIGGIAIPEMKKYGYKDDFICGTVAAGGLLGILIPPSMGFILFGLLTEQSIAKLYVAGILPGLLLMGFFVLVCFLVARSGGGAERSATPVLTGAREKLASVTGLTDILVVFLLVIGGLTLGFFSPTEAGAAGVLGIVVVAMVRRVFTWKRLWVAMLRATATTGMIVIIFIGAMLFTNFLAASMLPFSLSEFFANLSVSPLLVMAGILLLWIVLGCAMDSIAMIMLTVPVLYPIVAALGLDPIWFAVLGVMSIEAGLITPPDGMNLYIVARIAKVPLHVVFRGVIPFILAVVVAMVLVLLFPQIALVLPKLL; this is translated from the coding sequence ATGTCACCTGTGGGCGTCGGCATTACTGGCTTCCTGATACTTCTGGCCCTAATACTGCTGTTCAGATTTCCAATTGGCTTTGCCCTAATACTGGTCGGGTTCGCGGGGATTGCCGTTCTGACCTCCCTGGAAACGGCATTGGGCATGCTGGGCCACCAGGTTCTGGCCAACGCCGCCAGCTATGACATGGCTATGGTGGCCATGTTCGTGTTCATGGGGGAACTGGCCGGCACCATGGGAATGAGCGAGAGGGCCTTTGCCTCGGCCTACCGGCTGCTCGGAAGAGTTCGGGGTGGCCTGGCCATAGCCAGCATTGCCGCGTGCGGCGCATTTGCCGCCGTTTGCGGATCCAGTCCGGCCACTGCGGCGACTATAGGGGGTATTGCCATTCCCGAGATGAAGAAGTACGGGTATAAGGACGACTTCATCTGCGGAACGGTCGCCGCCGGAGGCCTTCTGGGCATCCTGATCCCCCCCAGTATGGGGTTCATACTGTTCGGGTTGCTGACCGAGCAATCCATTGCCAAGCTCTACGTGGCGGGCATCCTGCCGGGGCTGCTGCTCATGGGATTCTTCGTGCTGGTATGCTTTCTTGTGGCCAGAAGTGGGGGTGGAGCAGAACGGTCAGCGACCCCTGTCTTGACCGGCGCCCGGGAGAAACTGGCTTCCGTTACGGGGCTTACCGACATTCTGGTGGTGTTTCTGCTGGTAATCGGTGGGCTTACGCTGGGGTTCTTCAGCCCCACCGAGGCAGGTGCTGCCGGCGTTCTGGGCATCGTGGTCGTCGCCATGGTCAGGCGCGTCTTTACCTGGAAACGGCTGTGGGTGGCGATGCTGCGTGCCACGGCAACCACGGGCATGATAGTTATAATCTTTATCGGAGCGATGTTGTTCACTAATTTCCTGGCAGCAAGCATGCTTCCTTTTAGCCTGAGCGAATTCTTTGCCAACCTCTCGGTTTCGCCCCTGCTGGTGATGGCAGGAATACTGCTGCTGTGGATAGTGCTGGGTTGCGCCATGGATTCCATTGCCATGATCATGCTCACCGTCCCGGTACTATACCCTATTGTGGCGGCTTTAGGTCTGGATCCGATATGGTTCGCGGTTTTGGGAGTGATGTCCATCGAGGCCGGCCTGATTACCCCTCCGGACGGCATGAACCTCTATATCGTAGCCCGCATTGCCAAGGTCCCCCTGCACGTGGTGTTTCGGGGAGTAATCCCGTTCATCCTGGCCGTAGTAGTGGCCATGGTCCTGGTGCTGTTATTCCCGCAGATAGCGCTGGTCCTTCCGAAGCTGCTGTAG
- a CDS encoding DUF169 domain-containing protein gives MRHDYSILNKFGFKIKPVGVKFLLNRLEGIEVIDRNLPLCETLKEAQERRAFCIDEQHMTCMGPVLLGMRDPDPIFASGHVGAKEGIYEEPRANRRIYQAIPRLGKGTVRYVALACLDDLPFEPDVLVIAAELDQAEVILRAASYSTGRPLTSRITPVLSCAWILVYPYVTGELNYTVTGIGYGMKAKKLFPEGRFLISLPFDLIPMVLENLRNMEWVPRLYTLDEAARKQFAEELLTELREEYLRG, from the coding sequence ATGCGTCACGATTACTCAATACTGAACAAGTTTGGTTTTAAGATTAAGCCGGTGGGCGTCAAGTTCCTGCTCAACAGGTTGGAAGGAATAGAGGTGATCGACAGGAACCTTCCCCTCTGCGAAACCTTAAAGGAGGCTCAGGAAAGGCGCGCCTTCTGCATCGACGAGCAACACATGACCTGTATGGGTCCGGTGCTGCTGGGCATGAGGGATCCGGACCCGATTTTCGCCAGCGGCCATGTCGGAGCAAAGGAGGGCATTTATGAGGAGCCCCGGGCCAATCGGCGTATCTATCAGGCCATTCCCAGGCTGGGGAAGGGTACGGTAAGGTACGTGGCCCTTGCGTGTCTGGATGACCTGCCCTTCGAGCCGGACGTGCTGGTTATTGCCGCCGAACTGGATCAGGCCGAGGTTATACTGAGGGCGGCAAGCTACTCTACCGGCCGGCCCTTGACCTCCAGAATCACGCCGGTGCTCAGCTGTGCCTGGATTCTGGTGTATCCGTACGTAACCGGCGAGTTGAACTACACCGTCACCGGCATAGGCTACGGCATGAAGGCCAAGAAGCTGTTTCCCGAGGGGCGGTTCCTGATATCGCTGCCGTTTGATCTCATACCCATGGTGCTGGAGAACCTGCGGAACATGGAGTGGGTGCCTCGGCTCTACACACTTGACGAGGCGGCAAGAAAGCAGTTTGCGGAAGAACTACTGACGGAGCTCCGAGAGGAGTACCTGAGAGGCTAG
- a CDS encoding phosphoglucomutase/phosphomannomutase family protein gives MNIKFGTDGWRGIIADDFTFAGVAKVAQAIASHLRDQGQNRPVVVGYDCRFQAEDFAARAAEVLAGNDFSVLLVDRPTPTPVIAFGVRYYQAAGAIMITASHNPARYCGLKFIPAYAGPASTDVTQAVEARLEQDPQPRLLSRTEAEKRNLWSEVDLREEYFAHLGNLVRQTPARRLKIIVDAMYGTASGYADDFLAEMGFQVQVLHGERDPLFGGRAPDPVAANLSALAEAVTREGADLGLALDGDADRFGVIDAAGAFWSANKVLALLLYHLIQSRDWHQGEVVRTLATTHMLDALAGRFGLTLTETPVGFKYVGERLAAGALFGGEESGGLSLAGHVPEKDGILAACLLAEMVATYGSLVSCQRMLAQHIRLKENRRWDLPLAVEETERLSRFLAGYRPEEVAGLTVLARQDKDGVKLLLEDENWVLIRPSGTEPVVRIYVESPDTARLEPLARAVARDLGLKGWE, from the coding sequence GTGAACATCAAGTTCGGAACTGACGGCTGGAGGGGCATCATCGCCGACGATTTTACCTTTGCCGGTGTGGCCAAGGTCGCCCAGGCCATTGCTTCCCACCTGCGGGACCAGGGCCAGAACCGTCCGGTGGTCGTAGGCTACGACTGCCGCTTCCAGGCAGAGGACTTCGCCGCGCGGGCGGCCGAAGTCCTGGCCGGTAACGATTTTTCGGTACTACTGGTTGACCGGCCCACCCCTACTCCGGTGATTGCCTTCGGCGTCAGGTATTATCAGGCCGCGGGAGCCATTATGATCACCGCCAGCCACAACCCGGCCCGTTACTGCGGTCTAAAGTTCATTCCCGCTTATGCCGGTCCGGCCTCGACCGATGTTACCCAAGCCGTGGAGGCCCGCCTGGAGCAGGATCCCCAGCCCCGCCTCCTCTCTCGGACCGAAGCCGAAAAGAGAAACCTCTGGAGCGAGGTAGACCTGCGGGAGGAATACTTTGCCCACCTGGGGAACCTGGTACGGCAGACCCCCGCCCGGCGGCTCAAGATAATCGTGGACGCCATGTACGGTACCGCCTCCGGCTATGCCGACGACTTCCTGGCGGAAATGGGGTTTCAGGTGCAGGTCCTGCACGGCGAGCGGGACCCGCTATTCGGGGGCCGGGCTCCGGACCCGGTGGCGGCCAACCTGTCGGCCCTGGCGGAGGCCGTCACCCGCGAAGGAGCAGACCTCGGCCTGGCCCTGGACGGGGATGCCGACCGCTTTGGAGTAATAGATGCTGCCGGCGCCTTCTGGTCGGCCAATAAGGTGTTGGCCCTGCTGCTTTATCACCTCATTCAAAGCCGAGACTGGCACCAGGGCGAAGTGGTCCGCACCTTGGCCACCACCCATATGCTGGACGCCCTGGCCGGACGCTTCGGTCTTACCCTCACGGAGACCCCGGTGGGCTTCAAGTATGTGGGAGAAAGGCTCGCGGCCGGGGCCCTCTTCGGCGGAGAGGAGAGCGGGGGCCTCAGCCTGGCCGGGCACGTTCCCGAGAAAGACGGCATACTGGCCGCCTGCCTCCTGGCGGAAATGGTGGCCACCTACGGATCCCTGGTCTCTTGCCAGCGCATGCTGGCCCAGCACATAAGGCTTAAGGAGAACCGCCGTTGGGACCTGCCTCTGGCCGTGGAGGAGACGGAGCGGCTTTCCCGATTCCTGGCCGGGTACCGTCCGGAGGAAGTCGCCGGCCTGACCGTGCTCGCGCGCCAGGACAAAGACGGCGTAAAGCTGCTCCTCGAGGACGAAAACTGGGTGCTGATACGACCGTCGGGCACCGAACCGGTGGTCCGCATTTACGTGGAAAGCCCGGACACCGCACGTCTGGAACCGCTTGCCCGGGCAGTCGCCAGGGATTTGGGACTGAAGGGCTGGGAGTAA